The proteins below are encoded in one region of Agelaius phoeniceus isolate bAgePho1 chromosome 35, bAgePho1.hap1, whole genome shotgun sequence:
- the TAC3 gene encoding tachykinin-3 isoform X2, with protein sequence MKNRPVLAVLLLLALPLTPARRAPAAPPGPALGMPVPEPLPWSPRGSPGAAAAAAAALELLREEGAGPPAAPQKRDMHDFFVGLMGKRAAEPGRAAGRGGGSPAPRCSPGPPAPGEAPLRAA encoded by the exons ATGAAGAACCGACCGGTGCTGgcggtgctgctgctcctggcgcTGCCGCTCacccccgcccgccgcgcccccgccgccccgccgggccccgcgcTG GGGATGCCCGTCCCCGAGCCGCTGCCGTGGAGCCCCCGCggcagccccggggccgccgccgccgccgccgccgcgctggAGCTGCTGCGGGAGGAGGGCGCCG GTCCCCCCGCGGCGCCGCAGAAGA GAGACATGCACGATTTCTTCGTGGGGCTCATGGGGAAGCGAGCAGCGGAGCCTGGgcgagcggcggggcggggaggcGGCAGCCCGGCCCCCCGGTGCTCCCCGGGACCCCCCGCTCCCGGAGAGGCCCCGCTGCGGGCGGCCTGA
- the TAC3 gene encoding tachykinin-3 isoform X1 has translation MKNRPVLAVLLLLALPLTPARRAPAAPPGPALGMPVPEPLPWSPRGSPGAAAAAAAALELLREEGAGPPAAPQKSKSRPVPVSVPAPVPVPLTAGLSAGDMHDFFVGLMGKRAAEPGRAAGRGGGSPAPRCSPGPPAPGEAPLRAA, from the exons ATGAAGAACCGACCGGTGCTGgcggtgctgctgctcctggcgcTGCCGCTCacccccgcccgccgcgcccccgccgccccgccgggccccgcgcTG GGGATGCCCGTCCCCGAGCCGCTGCCGTGGAGCCCCCGCggcagccccggggccgccgccgccgccgccgccgcgctggAGCTGCTGCGGGAGGAGGGCGCCG GTCCCCCCGCGGCGCCGCAGAAGAGTAAGTCCCGCCCGGTGCCGGTGTCGGTACCGGCGCCGGTACCGGTGCCGCTGACGGCCGGTCTCTCCGCAGGAGACATGCACGATTTCTTCGTGGGGCTCATGGGGAAGCGAGCAGCGGAGCCTGGgcgagcggcggggcggggaggcGGCAGCCCGGCCCCCCGGTGCTCCCCGGGACCCCCCGCTCCCGGAGAGGCCCCGCTGCGGGCGGCCTGA